DNA from Flavobacteriales bacterium:
TCGTGGCCATTGCCGGGCATCGGCCCGCCCTCCACCGCGTGGATTGCACGGATGAACGGGCCATGCGTGCCGTGCTGGCGCAAGAGGGCAGGGTCCATGGGGTCATTCACTTCGCGGCTGACAAGGCCGTGGGCGAGAGCGTGCAGGACCCGGTGAAATACTACCTGAACAACATCGGCTCGCTTGCCGTGCTCCTGAGGGTGATGCGCGACCACGGTGTGGATCGGCTGGTGTTCTCCTCCAGCTGCACGGTTTACGGGCAGCCGGAGGAATTGCCGGTGAGCGAGCGCGCCCCCGACCGGAATGCCGCCTCCCCCTACGGCTTCACCAAGGTGGCGTGCGAGCAGTTGGTGAGGGACCAGAGCGCGGCTGTTGCCGGGCTGAAGGCCGTGATGCTCCGGTATTTCAATCCCATTGGCGCCCATCCCTCCGGGCTCATCGGCGAACTGCCGCGCGGAGTGCCCAGCAACCTGGTACCGTACATCACGCAGACAGCGGCCGGTCTCCGCGAGCGCCTGCGGATCAATGGGGATGATTATGCCACCGCCGACGGAACCTGCGTGCGGGACTACATCCATGTGGTGGACCTGGCCCAGGCGCATGTAGCGGCACTCTCGTGGATGGAGCCGAGGCCGGCACCGGTCTGCGAAGTCTTCAATCTGGGCACCGGCACCGGGCATACGGTGATGGAGGTGGTGACCACCTTCATCCGTGAAACAGGCGTGCAGCTGCCATACGAGATTGGCCCTCGACGCCCCGGCGATGTGGAGGCGGTGTATGCCGACACCACGCGGAGCCGCGAGGTGCTGGGCTGGCAGACCAGGCGCACGCTGGCCGATGCGCTGCGTGATGCGTGGAGGTGGCAGCAGGCATTGGCTGCGCGATAGGCCCGCCGCATCGTGCGTAGGCCGCCCCCACGTGGAAGTGCCATCGATTCGCGCCGCGTATTCCCGGTCGATCATCCGTTCCCGGCCAGGGGACCGTGCGGGCCATCCAAGGGCAAGCATGATCTTTGGAGCATGCGCCAGCTGCTCCTCGTCGTACTCTGCTCCACCAACGTGTTGCACGCCCAGCAATGGAATTGGGCAGCCGGTGCGGGTGCTGGCGGTAATGTGGACTTCTGTTACGACATCGCCACCGACAGCCAGGGCAATGCCTACTGGGTAGGCAGCCTGGCCGGCACGGTGGACTTCGGCTGCGGCACGATCACCGATGGATCGAGCGATGTGATGGGCTTCATCGCCAAGCGAAGCCCGGACGGCACGTGCCAGTGGGTGCGTGCGATTACGGTGGGCTTCAACGATGCGTGGGCCTATGGTGTGGCCATCGACGCGGCGGACCGCATCTACGTGACGGGCAGCTACAACGGCAACGCTGATTTCGGCAATGGCGTCACGCTGAACAGCCTGGGTATCGATGACATCTTCCTGGCGCGGTACGACACGGTGGGTACCTGCCTGTGGGCGCGGCGCGCCGGCAGCAGTGCCAGCAACGATGAGGCGCGCGGCGTGGCGGTGTCGCCCGATGGCGGGATCTTCATAGCGGGTTTCAGCGGGGGCACCACCATCGCGTTCGACGGGATCAGCATCCCCAATGCGGGCAACTTCCGCCAGTTGGTGATCGCGCGCTATGATAGCCTGGGCACCGTGCAGTGGGCACGCGCCAGCACGGGCAACGGCCAGGGCAAGAGCTGCCAGGACATCAGCGTGGCGGGTGACCGCGTGTTCGTGACCGGACAGGTCGGTTCCACCGTTGCGAGCTACGATGGAATTGCCCTTACGCCCGGGAGTGCCGGTTCCTATCTCTACGTGCTGGCCACCGATCTGGACGGCAACGGTGTCTGGGCCCGCAGCTATGGCAACGGCGACAATGAGGGCATGGGCATCAGCGCCGATACCCTGGGCAATGTGTTCGTGGCGGCACGCCTGTGGGGGAACCTGTTCCTGCCGGACGATACGCTCACCTCGGCGAGCAGCAACGATGATATCCTGGTGATGAAGCTGGACCGAGAGGGCGCCTTCCACTGGGCGCAGAGCACTGGTTCCGCCCAGCGCGACCTGGCGTGGGACGTGGACGCCGATGGCATGGGCAATGTGCTGGTGGCCGCACATTTCCAACAGAGCATCGACTTCTTCGGCACGCCGTTCACGGCGCTGGGTGGTGAGGATGCGCTGATCGCGAAGCTGGATGGCGATGGGAACGTTGTGTGGGCTTCACGCCCAAGTGGCTTCCAGCGCGACATTCCGCTGTGCATCCATCGCCAGGCCACGGCGCCGAACAGTATCTTCTTCGGTGGGTACTACTGGGGAGTCATCACCTATGGCGGCAGCACCATCGACGATGTGGGCAATGGCGATGCGATGCTGGTAGCCGGTGTTGATACCACCTTCGCGGTGAGCGCGTATGCCACCCCTGTCTGCCCCGGTGCATGCGATGGTGTGGCATACGCCGTCGTCAATGGTGATCAGCCCTTCACTTATGCCTGGAGCACCGGTGCCACCACGTCATCGGTGGCGGGATTGTGCGCGGGCACGTATGTGGTGGAAGTGGCGGATGCAGGTGGCCATTTACTGGTCGATACGGTAATTGTGACGGAGCATGGCCCCCTCGATCTCTCCATCCAAGTGGACGGGGATTCACTTTGGGTGGAAGGCGGAAGCGATTGGATCTGGGAACTGGATGGGTTCCAGGTCGGCGCGGGCCAACCCTACCACATTGCTTGGGCGAGCGGCACCTACATGGTGCATTTCCAGGATGCGTACGGATGCATGAACGGTTCGCCCACCATCATCGTGGTCTTGGGTGTGGGAGTGGAAGAAGATGCCCTAGGGGCGCTCCGCGCCTGGCCCAACCCGATGGCGGATCTGCTGCACGTGCAGGGCCTGTCGCCGGGCATGGGGGTGGAGCTCCGCGATGCCTTGGGCCGGTTGA
Protein-coding regions in this window:
- a CDS encoding SBBP repeat-containing protein; the encoded protein is MRQLLLVVLCSTNVLHAQQWNWAAGAGAGGNVDFCYDIATDSQGNAYWVGSLAGTVDFGCGTITDGSSDVMGFIAKRSPDGTCQWVRAITVGFNDAWAYGVAIDAADRIYVTGSYNGNADFGNGVTLNSLGIDDIFLARYDTVGTCLWARRAGSSASNDEARGVAVSPDGGIFIAGFSGGTTIAFDGISIPNAGNFRQLVIARYDSLGTVQWARASTGNGQGKSCQDISVAGDRVFVTGQVGSTVASYDGIALTPGSAGSYLYVLATDLDGNGVWARSYGNGDNEGMGISADTLGNVFVAARLWGNLFLPDDTLTSASSNDDILVMKLDREGAFHWAQSTGSAQRDLAWDVDADGMGNVLVAAHFQQSIDFFGTPFTALGGEDALIAKLDGDGNVVWASRPSGFQRDIPLCIHRQATAPNSIFFGGYYWGVITYGGSTIDDVGNGDAMLVAGVDTTFAVSAYATPVCPGACDGVAYAVVNGDQPFTYAWSTGATTSSVAGLCAGTYVVEVADAGGHLLVDTVIVTEHGPLDLSIQVDGDSLWVEGGSDWIWELDGFQVGAGQPYHIAWASGTYMVHFQDAYGCMNGSPTIIVVLGVGVEEDALGALRAWPNPMADLLHVQGLSPGMGVELRDALGRLIWQGQAAADRMEIPTHGLPHGSYLLRTESGAAIRLMR
- the galE gene encoding UDP-glucose 4-epimerase GalE — translated: MKKVIVTGGAGFIGSHTVVELAAAGFEPVLVDDLRNSEERVLDGIVAIAGHRPALHRVDCTDERAMRAVLAQEGRVHGVIHFAADKAVGESVQDPVKYYLNNIGSLAVLLRVMRDHGVDRLVFSSSCTVYGQPEELPVSERAPDRNAASPYGFTKVACEQLVRDQSAAVAGLKAVMLRYFNPIGAHPSGLIGELPRGVPSNLVPYITQTAAGLRERLRINGDDYATADGTCVRDYIHVVDLAQAHVAALSWMEPRPAPVCEVFNLGTGTGHTVMEVVTTFIRETGVQLPYEIGPRRPGDVEAVYADTTRSREVLGWQTRRTLADALRDAWRWQQALAAR